A stretch of the Denticeps clupeoides chromosome 6, fDenClu1.1, whole genome shotgun sequence genome encodes the following:
- the elnb gene encoding elastin b isoform X21: MEKEKTAAVLLLHVFLLLILSQRSQQGGVYIPTGGAGTGLGTGVGPGVGPGGLGVGAGGLGTGTGPLGGLGTGLRPGVGPGAGGVGYGFGGLGGPGTGLSGGSLGPGGVVPGVGGGLGTGLQPGLVSPGGVQPGGVVHGGFGPGGVTPGGVGTAGLGPGGVGPGTVGTGGVVPGGVRPGGLLPGGVGAGTLLKPPKTGGVYGGQGLGPGGIGPGGVGPGGVGVGGIGPGGVGPGGVGLGGVGPGGIGPGGVGPRGVAPGGLGPGGVGPGGIGLGVKPGKTGYGGAGIGPGGLGTGLGTGAFGPGVGPGGLVPGLVGPGGLVPGMVGSGGLVPGLLGPGGVGTGPGGVGQASGIKPGKTGLGAGALGAGGLGAGYRPGVLPQTGLPGSGVGTRTVGKTAGKTSKIPGVGVPGLYQGGIVPGQGFGGQGVLPGVVTGSGLTPQTGAGVLGQGGIGANGGRGGFSGQQLPGIFRGYPLISPKTGAAGSKSKPKASKAAKYGVGVGGLPGVGGIPGAGILPGPGGVPGIGGIPGVGAVPGVGGVPGMGGVPGVGGVPGVGGVPGVGGVPGGGGVPGLGGVPGIGGGSGVGGIAGGLLPGAGIGSLGAHGLPGSGLGVGALPGSGVIAGGLPGSALGAGALPGSGVGAIPGSGLGAGGLGGYAGAKARKYGGLGDTRSTGGLPGSGIGGVPGSALAAGGGVPGGGLVPGGVPGGGLLLGGVPGGGLVSGGVPGGGLVPGGVPGGGLVPGGVPGGGLVPGGVPGGGLVPGGVPGGGLVPGGVPGGYAGAKARKYGLLGGPGGTGLAGGLGALPGGGLGPGGTLPGQLPGQGLGPGGVPTGGLVPGGVPGGGLVPGGVPGGGLVPGGVPGGGLVPGGVPGGGLVPGGVPGGGLVPGGVPGGGLVPGGVPGGGLVPGGVPGGYAGAKARKYGLLGGPGGTGLAGGLGALPGGGLGPGGTLPGQLPGQGLGPGGVPTGGLVPGGVPGGGLVPGGVPGGYAGAKARKYGLLGGAGGTGLAGGLGALPGGGLGPGGTLSGQLPGQGLGPGGVPTGGLVPGGVPGGYAGAKARKYGLLGGPGGTGLAGGLGALPGGGLGPGGTLPGQLPGQGLGPGGMLPGGLPGQGLGPGGVPTGGLVPGGVPGGGLVPGGVPGGGLVPGGVPGGGLLPGGVPGGGLVPGGVPGGYAGAKARKYGLLGGPGGTGLAGGLGALPGGGLGSGGTLPGQLPGLGLGPGGVPRGGLVPGALPGGGLVPGALPGGGLGAGGIPGSGFVPGGLPGSGLGAGGLPGSGFGPGGAAVGGIVPGGYAGAKARKYGLQGGPGGTGLAGGLGALPGGGLRPAGTIPGGLPGSGLGPGGVPTGGLLPGGVPGGGLGPGGGLVPGGVAGGGIAPGGYAGAKARKYGLLGGPGGTGLAGGLGALPGAGFRPAGTLPGGLPGGGLGPGGVPGGGLLPGGVPGGGLGSGGVPGGGLVPGGAAGGGIVPGGYAGAKARKYGLLGGPGGTGLAGGLGALPGGGLGPGGTLPGGLPGSSLGPGGVPTGGLVPGGVPGSGLVPGSLRPGAGLGPGGVPGGYTNSKARKYGLLGGPGGTGLAGGLGGVPGGGLGPGGLGTAGLGTSGLATAGVPGGGVGLGGIPGSGLGPGGYPAGSKALKYVRGGFGVPGSGLGGGVGTGPGGTGTVAGGLGMRDLPGGGLGPGGQGIPAFGYGTGAGGYGPGSKAAKYGFGGVPAGGPGGVASTGQAGSLPGGSGGPGSVAGGPGGVPVAVPGLGTAGVLGGGGTVPGIGTGVGGVTGVGAALVPGANVSTPTSTRRPVTGVADGDTTPSNATRRPGVVTGDGTGTGPVIEGSGGAIGGGPGDGAGVTGGAVDGSLDGDGLVRVIGTGIPLLASEKPGGTRVPVPEIGAGVVRPSGDALPGTTPLKPPGFGGRVIAGRGDTPGTLEESPGGGDGGPGGVGISPTGKPPKVYQGTGGAGTLGFGGVGGIGTAGPIGTGGGTGIRYPTGAGVGLGVGKPGKVYAGAGAAGSLGGLPGSLGVGIGGPLGTGTGALGTGTGAFGGPAGTGFGGQGYGPSARKPHKSYGGPTGTGSVGGTGHSGVGVGPGGIGTSGVGIGPGGIGVGPGGVGIGPGGIGVGPGGIGVHPGGVGPGGVGVGPGGVAIGPGGVGVGPGGIGVHPGGVGVSPGGTGVGPGGNAGLGYGPGAVKPPKGYAGIGVPGTGGAGGLGVGPGGAGVGPGGAGGVRPGEGVAGPGSGTGDFDFQGSGSQDMEQELQSLEKQVMVQVPWVVKATSKGFLVQDMEVTNPTQDMVELEPEPQHSHLNSLKLPNMQAFRVSLEQEATEVALHAKTSTVCGREGSKEPGRRTDLMNNVVLLDDGECIFYNSARTIPFMCQMYLLFFNFLAFVFFTL, from the exons atggagaaggagaagacaGCGGCTGTGTTGCTCCTGCATGTGTTTCTCCTCCTGATCCTCAGTCAGCGCTCACAGCAAGGAG GAGTGTACATACCTACTGGAGGAGCTGGAACTGGACTGGGAACTGGTGTGGGACCTGGGGTTGGTCCCGGAGGACTGGGAGTTGGTGCAGGAGGCCTTGGCACTGGAACTGGTCCATTAGGTGGACTAGGGACAGGTCTTAGGCCTGGTGTTGGacctggagcaggaggag TAGGCTATGGGTTTGGTGGCCTTGGAGGACCAGGGACAGGACTATCTGGTGGAAGTCTGGGACCTGGTGGTGTAGTACCTGGTGTAGGAG GGGGTCTAGGAACAGGACTTCAGCCAGGACTTGTCAGTCCTGGTGGTGTGCAACCCGGAGGTGTTGTTCATGGAGGCTTTGGACCTGGAGGTGTCACTCCTGGTGGAGTTGGTACTGCAGGATTGGGACCTGGTGGTGTTGGTCCAGGAACAGTTGGGACTGGTGGAGTTGTTCCTGGTGGAGTAAGACCTGGAGGCCTTCTTCCAGGGGGTGTTGGGGCAG GCACTCTTCTGAAGCCTCCTAAAACAG GTGGGGTATATGGTGGTCAGGGTCTGGGTCCAGGAGGAATCGGACCAGGTGGTGTTGGACCTGGAGGAGTTGGAGTTGGTGGTATCGGACCAGGAGGAGTTGGACCGGGTGGTGTTGGACTAGGAGGAGTGGGACCAGGTGGTATCGGACCAGGAGGAGTTGGACCACGTGGTGTTGCACCAGGAGGTCTTGGACCAGGTGGTGTTGGACCAGGAGGAATTGGATTAG GAGTGAAGCCTGGGAAAACAG GATATGGAGGTGCTGGAATTGGGCCTGGTGGGCTTGGAACTGGTTTGGGCACTGGTGCATTTGGGCCAGGTGTGGGCCCTGGAGGATTGGTACCTGGATTAGTTGGTCCTGGAGGATTGGTCCCTGGTATGGTTGGTTCTGGAGGATTGGTCCCTGGGTTACTGGGCCCTGGAGGTGTAGGTACTGGCCCTGGTGGTGTAGGACAAG CATCTGGTATAAAGCCTGGAAAAACAg GGCTTGGAGCTGGAGCATTGGGAGCTGGAGGTCTTGGTGCTGGATATAGACCTGGAG TCCTTCCACAAACTGGTCTTCCAGGCAGTGGAGTTGGGACAAGAACAGTAGGAAAGACTGCTGGAAAAACTTCAAAAATTCCAG GTGTTGGTGTACCTGGCCTTTATCAAGGTGGAATTGTTCCTGGTCAAG GTTTTGGTGGGCAGGGTGTTTTGCCTGGTGTGGTCACAGGATCTGGGCTTACACCACAAACCg GAGCTGGGGTTCTTGGTCAGGGTGGCATTGGAGCCAATG GTGGTCGAGGAGGCTTTTCAGGACAACAGCTCCCAGGAATCTTCCGTGGATACCCTTTAATTTCACCTAAAACTGGAG CTGCTGGATCTAAATCGAAGCCTAAAGCCAGCAAAGCTGCTAAATATG GTGTGGGTGTAGGTGGTTTACCAGGAGTGGGTGGAATACCTGGAGCAGGAATTCTTCCTGGGCCTGGTGGGGTTCCTGGAATTGGTGGCATTCCTGGAGTGGGTGCAGTACCAGGAGTTGGTGGTGTACCTGGAATGGGCGGAGTCCCTGGAGTGGGTGGTGTCCCTGGAGTGGGTGGAGTCCCAGGAGTTGGTGGTGTCCCTGGAGGGGGTGGTGTCCCTGGACTGGGCGGAGTCCCTGGGATTGGTGGAGGGTCAGGTGTTGGTGGCATTGCAGGAG GCTTACTACCTGGTGCTGGCATAGGAAGTCTTGGAGCTCATGGACTTCCTGGTTCTGGTCTTGGTGTGGGAGCACTTCCTGGGTCTGGAGTCATAGCTGGAGGACTCCCTGGTTCTGCACTTGGTGCAGGAGCACTTCCAGGTTCTGGCGTTGGAGCTATTCCTGGTTCTGGACTTGGTGCAGGAGGACTTGGAG GTTATGCCGGAGCAAAAGCCCGAAAGTATG GTGGTCTTGGTGATACACGTAGCACTGGAGGACTACCTGGTAGTGGAATTGGCGGTGTACCTGGCAGTGCCCTTGCAGCAGGAG GTGGAGTACCAGGAGGTGGGCTAGTACCAGGTGGAGTGCCAGGAGGTGGACTTTTACTGGGTGGAGTGCCAGGAGGTGGACTTGTATCGGGTGGAGTGCCAGGAGGTGGACTTGTACCGGGTGGAGTGCCAGGAGGTGGGCTTGTACCTGGTGGAGTGCCAGGAGGTGGGCTTGTACCTGGTGGAGTGCCAGGAGGTGGACTTGTACCTGGTGGAGTGCCAGGAGGTGGACTTGTACCTGGTGGAGTGCCAGGAG GTTATGCTGGTGCCAAAGCTCGAAAATATG GACTTCTGGGGGGGCCTGGTGGAACTGGATTAGCTGGAGGCTTAGGAGCACTTCCTGGTGGTGGTCTTGGACCAGGAGGCACGTTACCTGGACAATTACCAGGACAAGGCCTTGGACCAGGTGGTGTACCAACAGGTGGACTTGTACCAGGTGGAGTACCAGGAGGTGGGCTTGTACCAGGTGGAGTGCCAGGAGGTGGACTTGTACCGGGTGGAGTGCCAGGAGGTGGACTTGTTCCGGGTGGAGTGCCAGGAGGTGGACTTGTACCGGGTGGAGTGCCAGGAGGTGGGCTTGTACCTGGTGGAGTGCCAGGAGGTGGGCTTGTACCTGGTGGAGTGCCAGGAGGTGGGCTTGTACCTGGTGGAGTGCCAGGAG GTTATGCTGGTGCCAAAGCTCGAAAATATG GTCTTCTGGGGGGGCCTGGTGGAACTGGATTAGCTGGAGGCTTAGGAGCACTTCCTGGTGGTGGTCTTGGACCAGGAGGCACATTACCTGGACAATTACCAGGACAAGGCCTTGGACCAGGTGGTGTACCAACAGGTGGACTTGTACCAGGTGGAGTACCAGGAGGTGGGCTTGTACCAGGTGGAGTGCCAGGAG GTTATGCTGGAGCCAAAGCTCGAAAATATG GTCTTCTGGGGGGGGCTGGTGGAACTGGATTAGCTGGAGGCTTAGGAGCACTTCCTGGTGGTGGTCTTGGACCAGGAGGCACATTATCTGGACAATTACCAGGACAAGGGCTTGGACCAGGAGGTGTACCAACAGGTGGACTTGTACCGGGTGGAGTGCCAGGAG GTTATGCTGGAGCCAAAGCTCGAAAATATG GTCTTCTGGGGGGACCTGGTGGAACTGGATTAGCTGGAGGTTTAGGAGCACTTCCTGGTGGTGGTCTTGGACCAGGAGGCACGTTACCTGGACAATTACCAGGACAAGGGCTTGGACCAGGAGGCATGTTACCTGGAGGATTACCAGGACAAGGGCTTGGACCAGGAGGTGTACCAACAGGTGGACTTGTACCAGGTGGAGTACCAGGAGGTGGGCTAGTACCTGGTGGAGTGCCAGGAGGTGGACTTGTACCAGGTGGAGTGCCAGGAGGTGGACTTTTACCAGGTGGAGTGCCAGGAGGTGGACTTGTACCAGGTGGAGTGCCAGGAG GTTATGCTGGAGCCAAAGCTCGAAAATATG GTCTTCTGGGGGGGCCTGGTGGAACTGGATTAGCTGGAGGTTTAGGAGCACTTCCTGGTGGTGGTCTTGGATCAGGAGGCACGTTACCTGGACAATTACCAGGACTAGGGCTTGGACCAGGAGGTGTACCAAGAGGTGGACTTGTACCAGGTGCACTACCAGGAGGTGGACTTGTACCAGGTGCACTACCAGGAg GTGGTCTTGGAGCAGGAGGCATCCCAGGAAGTGGATTTGTACCAGGTGGATTACCAGGATCTGGACTTGGAGCAGGTGGATTACCAGGATCTGGATTTGGACCTGGTGGAGCTGCAGTAGGTGGAATTGTACCCGGAG GTTATGCTGGTGCCAAAGCTCGGAAATACG GTCTCCAAGGAGGACCTGGTGGAACTGGATTAGCTGGAGGTTTAGGAGCACTTCCTGGTGGTGGCCTTCGACCAGCAGGCACTATACCTGGAGGATTACCAGGAAGTGGCCTTGGACCAGGAGGTGTACCAACAGGTGGACTTCTACCAGGTGGAGTGCCAGGAG GTGGTCTTGGACCAGGAGGTGGACTTGTACCAGGTGGAGTTGCAGGAGGTGGAATTGCACCAGGAG GTTATGCTGGTGCCAAAGCTCGGAAATACG GTCTTCTGGGTGGACCTGGTGGAACTGGATTAGCTGGAGGTTTAGGAGCACTTCCTGGTGCTGGTTTTAGACCAGCAGGCACTTTACCTGGAGGATTACCAGGAGGTGGACTTGGACCAGGAGGTGTACCAGGAGGTGGACTTCTACCAGGTGGAGTCCCAGGAG GTGGTCTTGGATCAGGAGGTGTCCCAGGAGGTGGACTTGTAccaggtggagctgcaggaggtGGAATTGTACCAGGAG GTTATGCTGGTGCCAAAGCTCGAAAATATG GTCTTCTGGGGGGGCCTGGTGGAACTGGATTAGCTGGTGGTTTAGGAGCACTTCCTGGTGGTGGTCTTGGACCAGGAGGCACTTTACCTGGAGGATTACCAGGAAGCAGCCTTGGACCAGGAGGTGTACCAACAGGTGGGCTTGTACCAGGTGGAGTAccaggaagtggacttgtaccAG GCAGTCTTAGACCAGGTGCTGGGCTTGGACCAGGTGGAGTTCCAGGAG GATACACTAATTCCAAAGCCCGGAAATATG GTCTACTAGGTGGGCCTGGGGGAACTGGATTAGCTGGAGGCTTGGGAGGGGTGCCTGGTGGTGGTCTTGGCCCGGGGGGTCTTGGAACGGCAGGACTTGGAACAAGTGGTCTTGCAACAGCAGGAGTACCAGGAGGAGGTGTTGGACTAGGTGGTATCCCTGGAAGTGGGCTTGGTCCAGGAG GATATCCAGCAGGATctaaagcattaaaatatg TGCGTGGCGGTTTTGGAGTTCCTGGTTCCGGATTAGGTGGGGGAGTTGGAACAGGGCCAGGTGGAACAGGGACTGTTGCTGGAGGACTTGGAATGAGAGACTTGCCTGGAGGTGGTTTAGGACCTGGAGGTCAAGGCATACCTGCATTTGGATATGGAACTGGTGCTGGAG GGTATGGTCCTGGCTCGAAAGCTGCTAAATATG GATTTGGTGGAGTACCTGCTGGAGGACCAGGGGGTGTTGCCAGTACTGGACAAGCTG GCAGTCTGCCTGGAGGTTCTGGCGGGCCAGGGTCCGTGGCTGGTGGCCCAGGTGGTGTACCAGTAGCAGTGCCAG GACTGGGCACAGCAGGGGTGCTTGGGggaggagggactgtccctggaataGGAACTGGAGTTGGAG GTGTGACAGGTGTAGGTGCAGCTCTAGTTCCAGGAGCAAATGTCAGCACCCCCACATCTACAAGAAGACCTGTAACAGGAGTGGCAGATGGAG ACACAACCCCTTCAAATGCAACTAGGAGACCTGGAGTTGTGACAGGCGACGGGACAGGAACCGGCCCTG TGATTGAGGGCTCTGGAGGCGCAATTGGGGGAGGTCCTGGGGATG GTGCTGGTGTGACTGGTGGTGCAGTTGATGGGAGCCTGGATGGTGATGGCTTGGTCAGAGTAATTGGAACAGGAATACCTCTCCTTGCTAGTGAAAAACCAG GCGGAACAAGAGTTCCAGTACCTGAGA TTGGAGCTGGAGTTGTACGTCCTAGTG gggATGCCTTGCCTGGAACAACACCACTGAAACCTCCAG GTTTTGGAGGAAGAGTGATAGCTGGAAGGGGTGATACCCCAGGCACTTTGGAAGAAAGCCCtggtggaggtgatggaggTCCAGGTGGAGTTGGCATTAGTCCTACAGGAAAACCTCCTAAag TCTATCAGGGTACTGGTGGAGCAGGAACTCTGGGCTTTGGAGGAGTAGGTGGCATAGGAACTGCAGGTCCTATTGGAACTGGTGGGGGTACAG GCATTAGGTATCCAACAGGAGCTGGTGTGGGTCTTGGTGTTGGAAAGCCAGGAAAAG TTTATGCAGGAGCTGGGGCTGCTGGTTCATTGGGTGGCCTACCTGGAAGCCTAGGGGTTGGTATAGGAGGTCCACTTGGTACAGGGACAGGTGCTTTAGGTACTGGAACAGGAGCATTTGGTGGACCTGCAGGGACTGGATTTGGGG GTCAGGGCTATGGTCCAAGTGCAAGAAAGCCGCATAAAA gcTACGGAGGACCAACTGGAACAGGAAGTGTTGGCGGCACTGGCCATAGTGGAGTTGGGGTAGGTCCTGGTGGGATTGGAACTAGTGGGGTGGGAATAGGACCTGGAGGAATCGGAGTAGGGCCTGGTGGAGTTGGAATTGGTCCTGGAGGAATCGGAGTAGGTCCTGGAGGAATTGGAGTACATCCTGGAGGAGTTGGTCCTGGAGGAGTTGGAGTTGGACCTGGTGGAGTTGCCATTGGACCTGGAGGAGTTGGAGTTGGTCCAGGAGGTATCGGAGTACATCCTGGTGGAGTTGGTGTCAGCCCTGGTGGAACTGGAGTAGGTCCTGGTGGAAATGCAG gtCTGGGATATGGCCCTGGTGCAGTGAAACCCCCCAAAG GCTATGCTGGTATAGGCGTTCCAGGGACAGGTGGAGCTGGTGGACTTGGAGTAGgtcctggaggagctggtgtaggtcctggaggagctgggggTGTGCGACCAGGTGAGGGTGTAGCAGGACCTGGAAGTGGAACTGGAG ATTTTGATTTTCAGGGCTCAGGTTCCCAGGATATGGAGCAGGAGCTACAAAGCCTGGAAAAACAG GTTATGGTGCAGGTGCCCTGGGTAGTCAAGGCTACCAGCAag GGGTTTCTGGTACAGGATATGGAAGTTACCAACCCTACCCAG GATATGGTGGAACTGGAGCCGGAACCCCAGCACTCTCACCTCAACAGT CTAAAGCTGCCAAATATGCAGGCCTTCAGGGTTTCCTTGGAGCAGGAGGCTACAGAG GTGGCGCTGCATGCCAAGACAAGTACTGTGTGCGGCAGAGAAGGAAGTAAAGAGCCCGGAAGAAGAACTGACCTCATGAACAACGTGGTGCTACTGGATGATGgagaatgtattttttacaacTCAGCCAGAACGATCCCATTCATGTGCCAAATGTATTTActgttttttaactttttagcttttgttttctttaccCTGTAA